The sequence below is a genomic window from Pseudomonas cremoricolorata.
AGTTGTCTCAGGGCACTCATGCCCAGCAGCACCTGCTCGTCATCGAGTCCCGGCACCACCACGGCGCGCACATTGCGCAGGCGGATATCGCCCAGTTGCAGTTCATCGAGACGGGTGCGATAGCCTTCGGTGCGGCCATTGGCGGTGCTGAGCATTACCTGCGCACCGCGTTCCAGGCCCCACTGCCGGGCCAGGCTTTCGGGAATCGCCACATCGGTGGCGCCGGTGTCGAGCATGAAGTGCGCCGCTTGGCCATTGATCAGGCCATCGGCGACGAAATGCCCATGGCTATTGCCGAGCAGGCGCACTTCGATGAACCCGGCACCGTGCTCGGAGTGCACTTCGCTGTTGGGGTTGTCCTGGCGCGCCTCCCACTCACCGAAAAAGCGCGTGGCGAGAAACAGCGCGGCGGCCCAGGCGATGATCATCAGCACCTTGCCTGCACGTTTGCCAGCAGGCTGGCTCATGGCCTGGCACTCCAGCCACCGGCCGGGGCCGCGAAACGCCAGACGATCGGCCGGCGTTCGCCATCGGCACGGTCAGCGTCGTTGTTGTCCAGGCCGATCCAGGCGCCGCTCTTGTCGATCACCAGTGCCTCGGCCAGGCCGAACGGCTGGTCATAGCGGCGTGGCTCGGTCAGCGCATCGGCGGCGAACGACCAGCAGCGTTCCACCACGCCGGTGGCGCTGTCGCGCCGGCAGATGCGATAGGCATTGCGCTCGAGGGTGAAGAGTTTGCCCTGATAGTAGGCAAGGTCGGAAAAATCCCGTGTCCGCTCCCGTGGACGGCGCATCTGCGCCGGCTGCATCTCGACCCCGGCTTCGCTGAGCAGCACGCAACTGTGCCCGCAGTTCCACACCGACTGCTGACGTTGAACCAGCACCAGACCGCGCCGCTCACGCTCGGCGGCCAGCCACAGCCGGTCGCCGGCGGGGTTGATCGCCACGCCTTCGAACAGCGCGTTGAAGTGCAGCAGCATGCCGCTGGCGCGTGCCTGACGGACCATCGCCTGATCGATCTTCAGCCAGTGCGGCTCACCCTCAGGCGGCAATTGCAGCACCGCGGCGTGGGCTTCGCTGACCAGGTACAGGTTACCGGCCTCGTCGCAGGTGACGCCTTCGTAGTCCAGTTCGCCGCCACGCAACCAGGACACTGCCCAGTTGCGCACCTTCAGGCCGAACGGCAGACCGCTTTCCGGCACCGGAGGCGGGGTGAACTGTACCGCCTCGGCGCGCCACACCGACGCCTGCTGGTCGAAGCGGTAGATACGGTCGTCGTCGCGGTCCGACACACCCCACAGCGCACCGCGGCAGTACGCCAGGCCCGACAGGTTGCCGCCGCGCATGCCGTCGATCGGGTGCTCGCTGAGCATGTGCAGTTCAGGCCAGTCGCTGGCCATCGCCGATGCCGACAGCAGCCCAAGCAGCGCGGCCAGCACCTGACGCTTCAAACCATGACCTCAGCGAGGTTACCTTTGGTCTCCAGCCAGCTCTTGCGGTCGCCGGCGCGCTTTTTCGCCAGCAGTTTGTCCATCAGCTCGCAGGTGGTCTCGACATCATCCAGGGTCAGTTGCACCAGACGCCGGGTGTTCGGGTCCATGGTGGTTTCGCGCAACTGCGGGGGGTTCATTTCGCCCAGACCCTTGAAGCGCGTGACCTGTGGCTTGCCACGTTTCTTCTCGGCCACCAGGCGGTCGAGAATGCCGTCGCGCTCGGCATCGTCCAGGGCGTAGTAGATTTCCTTGCCCAGGTCGATGCGGTACAACGGCGGCATCGCCACGTAGACATGCCCGGCCTGCACCAAGGCACGGAAATGCTGGACGAACAACGCGCAGAGCAAGGTGGCGATGTGCAGGCCGTCGGAGTCGGCGTCGGCGAGAATGCAGATCTTGCCGTAGCGCAGCTGGGCCAGATCGCTGGCGCCTGGATCGACGCCGATGGCCACGGCGATGTTGTGCACTTCCTGGCTGGCCAGTACCTCGCCGCCATCGACTTCCCAGGTGTTGAGGATCTTGCCGCGCAGCGGCAGGATCGCCTGGAATTCCTTGTCGCGCGCCTGCTTGGCCGAGCCACCGGCCGAGTCACCCTCGACCAGGAACAGCTCGGCGCGCATTGGGTCCTGCCCGGCGCAGTCGGCCAGCTTGCCAGGCAGTGCCGGGCCCTGGGTGATGCGTTTGCGCTCGACCTTCTTGCTCGCCTTCAGCCGCCGGCCGGCGTTGCTGATGGCCAGTTCGGCCAACTGCAGGCCCAGTTCCGGGTGCGCATTGAGCCACAGGCTGAAGGCATCCTTGACCACCCCGGAGACGAATGCGGCCGCCTCGCGCGACGACAGCCGCTCTTTGGTCTGCCCGGAGAACTGCGCGTCCTGCATCTTCATCGACAGCACGAAGGCGATGCGCTCCCAGACATCTTCCGGCGCCAGCTTGACCCCGCGCGGCAGCAGGTTGCGGAACTCGCAGAACTCGCGCATGGCATCGAGCAGGCCCTGGCGCAGGCCATTGACGTGGGTGCCGCCCTGGGCGGTGGGGATCAGGTTGACGTAGCTTTCCTGGATGCTGTCACCGCCTTCGGGCAGCCACAGCAGGGCCCAGTCCACCGCTTCCTTGTTACCGGCCAGCGAGCCGCAGAACGGTTCATCGGGCAAGCGTGGGAACTCGCTGACCGAGTCCACCAGGTAGGAGCGCAGGCCATCTTCGTAATGCCACTCGACCTTCTCGCCGGTGCCTTTGTCTTCGAAGCTGATCGACAGCCCCGGGCACAGCACCGCCTTGGCCTTGAGCACGTGCTTGAGGCGGCTGATGGAAAACTTGGCGGAATCGAAGTACTTCGGATCGGGGCTGAAATACACGCTGGTGCCGGTGTTGCGCTTGCCGACGCTGCCGACCACCTCAAGCTCGGTGGCCTTGAAACCATCGGTGAAGGTCATCTGGTACTCGTTGCCGTCACGCTTGACGCGCACCCGCACCTGGTTCGACAGGGCGTTGACCACCGAGATGCCAACCCCGTGCAGACCGCCCGAGAACTGGTAGTTCTTGTTCGAGAACTTGCCGCCGGCGTGCAGCTTGGTAAGGATCAGCTCGACCCCGGAAACGCCTTCTTCGGGGTGGATATCCACCGGCATGCCACGACCGTCGTCGCTGACTTCCAGGGAGTGATCGGCGTGCAGCACCACCTGGATGCTGCGTGCGTGCCCAGCCAGGGCTTCGTCGACACTGTTGTCGATGACTTCCTGGGCCAGGTGGTTGGGCCGGCTGGTGTCGGTGTACATGCCTGGGCGCTTGCGCACCGGGTCAAGGCCGGAGAGGACTTCGATGGCGTCTGCGTTATAGGCGCTAGCGCTGGGATTGGCCATGGGGTCTCGTCGTCAGTCTGGTGAATGCAGGGATCAAAGGGTGGCAAGGTCGACAGCGGCGACCCGCTCGGGATCGACACCGGCGTAGCCGAGCAGCGCAGGGATATGCGCGGCGAAGTGCTGGAAACCGTGGTCGCCACCTTGCTCGATACGCAGGTCGCAGTGCTGGTAGTAGCGCTCGGCGTGGCGGTAGTCGAGGGTCTCATCGCCGGTCTGCAACCATACCTGGAAGCGGTTACGGTCTTGCGGCGACGGCACTTCCAGCTCGGCCAGGGCCGCGATGTGATCGTGGGTCAGCTCCCAGGTTTCCTCGCTGTAGTAGTTGCGCTGGGTGCCCAGGTAGCCGTCGAACAGCCGGTGCGGGGCCACAGCAGGGTTGATCAGCAGCGCCTTTAGGCCATGCTGCTCGGCCAGCCAGGTGGCGTAATAACCGCCCAGCGAACTGCCGACCAGCAAGGGGGAGTCGAGCTCGGCGATGGTTGCCTGCAACTGGGCGATGGCCTGGCGCGGATGGTGATGCAGCGCCGGTACGCGCAGTTGCTCGGACAGCCCGAGCTGCTGCATGACCTTGGTCAGTTGGCTGGCCTTGAGCGACAGCGGCGAGCTGTTGAGCCCGTGTATATAAAGGATCGAACCCGACATCGTAGCCTCGGCATCTGCAACGCGGCGCCCGGTCAGCCGGGCGCGGGGAAACGCGCAGTGTATCGCGTTCGCCGGGGTTTGGCGCAGTCGCAGGTTTCGCAAAGTGTTGCCCGGCGCCTGCGAAGCGGCTCAGTAGCCCGGGCTGTCGAAGTCCAGGGTCACCACGAAGTCTTCAGCGCGCTCCACGGCGGTGTCGATCGAGCCGTCATCGTGCAGGCGCAGCCAGCGGTAGCCGGGGGACTCTTCGCTGACCTGGAAGTCCTGGCTGCCGGCGGCGAACTGGATGCAGGTCGAGGGCGTTGCCAGCAGGCGCAGGCCATTGCGCTGTTCATCCCAGGGTTGGTGGATGTGCCCCCACAGCAGCGCGCGCACTTGGGCGTGGCGAGCCAGCACTGCGAACAGCTGCTCGGCGTTGCGCAGGCCGATGGGCGCGATCCACGCGCAACCGATGTCGACCGGCTGGTGATGCAGGCAGACCAGGCAGTGGCGCTCTCCAGCGTCGCCCAGGGCCTGGTCGAGCAGCGTCAGCTGATCCTCGGCCAGCAGCCCATGGGTGGCGCCTACCACGGCCGAGTTGAGCATCAGCACACGCCATGCGCCGATATCGGTGACCGCCTGGATCAGCGTGTCCTGGCCGACCGCGGCCATGACCTGCGGCACATCGTGATTGCCCGGCAACCAGCGACTCAGGGGAGCCAGGCCGTCGGTCAGCTCGGCAAACGCGGCATAAGACGCCGCACTGCCGTCCTGGGACAGATCGCCGGTACACAGCAGCAGGTCGATCTGCGCCTGCTCGCGGCGCACCTGCTGCACCACGTGGCGCAGGGTGTCACGGGTATTGACGCCCAGCAGGCCGCCGGCCGGATCGGCGAACAGGTGCGGGTCGGTCAGTTGCACGACATGGACAGGGGAGGCAGAGCGGAAGGGGGCTGGCGTTGACAACGGCCGTCTCCTTGAGCGGGTGTGGCGCAATTATCGTCAGCGCCGGGCTGGACGCAACCGGCAGAAGCCGACCGGGTTCACATTTCAGCGAACCGCCGCCAGTTCATGGCCCCAGGCCAGGCAGTGACTGAGCCATTCGCCGAGAAACAGGTTGAGCTGGGCCTTTTCATCGGGCTGGTGCATGGCTTCGTTGGGGTAGGGATAGATGCTGCGCAGACGCCGCGCATGCTCGGCGCTGACCACCTCGGCCATGCGTGCATCGTGGTACACCTGCACCTCCATCTGCGGCACCGGCAGCCACAGCAGGCTGTGCTCCTGGCGCACGCGCAAGGTGGTGGTGTACGGGCAGGCCTGCAGCACCTCCAGGGCCAGCACACCCAGAGCCTGGTCGCCCTGGGTCATGCCGATACGCCGCTCGCTTTGGCTGCTGCGCATCTCCGGCAACAGGCGCATGAGCCGCGCATAGTTGGCCTCGCAGGCAGCCTGCAGGCCGACCAGGTCGACCCGGTAGCGTTCGCGAGCCGGGCTCACGACCACATCCCCCGCACTTCGGCGCGGTTCAGCGCCAGCCATTGCAAGGCGATGATGCTGGCAGCATTGCAGATGCGTCCGTCGCGCACCGCCTGCAGGGCGTCTTCGAACGACCAGACCTGCACGCGGATGTCTTCGCTTTCTTCTTCCAGGCCATGCACGCCGCCGGCGCCTTCGCTGCTGCAACGGCCGAGGAACAGGTGCACGAACTCGTCACTGCCGCCCGGCGAAGGGAAATAGCGGGTCATCGGCCACAGTGCCGAGAAGCTCAGCCCAGCCTCTTCCTCGGCCTCACGGTGGGCGACCTGTTCGGGTTGTTCGTCCTTGTCGATCAGCCCGGCGACCAGCTCGATCAGCCAGGGGTTGCTCGCCTTGTCCATGGCACCGACGCGAAACTGCTCGATCAGCACCACTTCATCGCGCTGTGGGTCGTACGGCAGCACGCACACGGCATCGTGGCGCACGAACAGCTCGCGGCTGATTTCCCGGCTCATGCCGCCGTCGAACAGCTCGTGGCGCAGGTGCACGCGGTCGAGCCGGTAGAAGCCCTTGAAGCAGTGCTCACGCTTGACGGTCTCGACGAGCCGGGGCTCGGAATGCGAAGGGTTGGCCATGGAAATTCCTCTACAGCAACGACTACATCGCGCCATCCTACTCTGCGAAACGCCGCGTTTCATCCCTTTCAACTAGCCACCACAGGCCGTAGCGACTCTGTTAGTTTAGCGGCGAACCGAACCTCTCGCCGACGGTCGAAGACCGATCATCTTGTCTTGCAAGGATCAACATGACACTTGTCAAACTGACCTCCGTTGCCGTACTGGCCCTGGCCCTGGGAGCCTGCCAGAGCGTGTTCGCGCCCAACTACCGCACACCGCTGGAGGTCAAGCGCGACGCCTGGGAACACATCAAGCCCGGCTGCACGGAAAGCGACTGCCCGTTGGTGAACATCGACACCGTGTCGTTCCCGGCACTGCCGAAACTCGACGGCATCGTCGAGCGTCGCCTGCTGCAACTGACCGAAGACAACGAACGCAGCACCCCGCCCAGCTCGCTCAAGGCCTACGAACAGCAGTACCTGGCCACGGCGCAGAAGCGCAACAGCAGCTACCTGCAAGCCAAGGTACGCGAGCAGCATGACGGACTGGTGATCGTCGAGTTGTCGAGTTATCTGGACACCGGCGGCGCCCACGGCATGCCGGGGCGTGACCTGATCAACTATTCACGCCAGCAGGACAAGGTGCTGACTTTGCAGGACATGCTTCTGCCCGGCCAGGAAGACACCTTCTGGAAGACCGTCGCCGAATCCCACCGCGCCTGGCTGATGAGCGTGGAAATGGACAAGGACGCAGAGTTCATCAAGACCTGGCCCTTCCGCAAATCGCCGCACATCGCCCTGACCTACGGCGCGATGATCGTCAAATATGAGGTCTACGCCATCGCCCCTTACTCCATGGGCCATGTCGAACTGAAGATCCCCTACCCGCGCCTGAACGGCATTCTCAAGCCTGAGCTGTTCCCAGGGCGGGGGTAAGGGCCGGGGAATCGAGTTATTTGGCTTTACGGCCCTTCACGGCTAAACCGCAGCGGCGGACCGCCTGCTCCTACACGATCTGTAGGAGCGGGTTTACCCGCGAAGGGCCCCAAGATCAAAGCCGCCGAGCCCCCTTACACCTTGTGATACAGCTGGCTCCCTTCCTGACGGAAGCGCTCCGCCTGCTCACGCATGCCCTCTTCCACCGACACCTCGACCGCATCGATGCGCAGGTTGGCGGCGTACTCGCGCACTTCCTGGGTGATCTTCATCGAGCAGAACTTCGGCCCGCACATCGAGCAGAAGTGCGCCACCTTGGCCGATTCCTTGGGCAAGGTCTCGTCGTGGAAAGCGCGCGCGGTGTCCGGGTCGAGGCCAAGGTTGAACTGGTCTTCCCAACGGAATTCGAAGCGCGCCTTGGACAGCGCGTTGTCACGAATCTGCGCACCCGGGTGGCCCTTGGCGAGGTCGGCGGCATGGGCAGCGATCTTGTAGGTGATGATGCCGGTCTTGACGTCATCCTTGTTCGGCAACCCCAGGTGCTCCTTGGGCGTGACGTAGCAGAGCATGGCACAGCCGAACCAGCCGATCATCGCCGCACCGATGCCGGAGGTGATGTGGTCGTAACCCGGCGCGATGTCGGTGGTCAGCGGGCCGAGGGTGTAGAACGGCGCTTCGTCGCAGCATTCGAGCTGCTTGTCCATGTTCTCTTTGATCAACTGCATCGGCACGTGGCCGGGGCCTTCGATCATGCACTGCACGTCGTGCTTCCAGGCGATCTTGGTCAGCTCGCCAAGGGTTTCCAGCTCACCGAACTGCGCGGCGTCGTTGGCGTCGGCGATCGAGCCCGGACGCAGGCCATCGCCGAGCGAGAAGCTGACGTCGTAGGCCTTCATGATTTCGCAGATTTCCTCGAAGTGGGTGTAGAGGAAGTTCTCTTGGTGATGCGCCAGGCACCACTTGGCCATGATCGAGCCGCCGCGGCTGACGATACCGGTGACGCGCTTGGCGGTCAGCGGCACATAGCGCAGCAACACGCCGGCGTGGATGGTGAAGTAGTCGACACCCTGCTCGGCCTGCTCGATCAGGGTGTCGCGGAACAGCTCCCAGGTCAGGTCTTCGGCCACCCCGCCCACCTTTTCCAACGCCTGGTAGATCGGCACCGTGCCGATCGGCACCGGCGAGTTGCGGATGATCCACTCGCGGGTCTCATGGATGTGCTTGCCGGTGGACAGGTCCATGACCGTGTCCGAGCCCCAGCGGATGCCCCATGTCAGCTTGGCGACCTCTTCTTCGATGGACGAGCCCAGCGCGCTGTTGCCGATGTTGCCGTTGATCTTCACCAGGAAGTTACGGCCGATGATCATCGGCTCGAGCTCGGTGTGGTTGATGTTGGCGGGAATGATCGCGCGGCCTCGGGCGACTTCCTCGCGAACGAACTCGGCGGTGATTTCCTTGGGGATGCTGGCACCGAAACTGTGCCCGGCGTGTTGCTGGTCGAGCAGCCCGGCGGCGCGGGCTTCTTGCAGCTTGAGGTTCTCGCGGATCGCCACGTATTCCATTTCCGCAGTGATGATGCCCTGCCGCGCATAGTGCATCTGCGAGACGTTGGCGCCGGCCTTGGCCCGGCGCGGGTTGCGCACGTGGCTGAAGCGCAGGCGGGTCAGCTCGGGGTCATTGAGGCGTTCCTGGCCGAAATTCGAACTCAACCCGGCCAGACGCTCGGTATCGCCACGGGCGTCGATCCAGGCCGAGCGCACATCGCCCAGCCCCCTGCGCACGTCAATGATCACGTTGGGGTCGGTGTAGGGGCCGGAGGTGTCGTAGACCAGCACCGGTGCGTTGGCCTCGCCGCCGAAGTCGGTGGGGGTGTCATCCAGGCTGATCTCGCGCATTGGCACGCGGATGTCCGGGCGCGAGCCTTCGACATAGATCTTGCGCGAACGGGTGAAGGGCTGCACCGATTGCTGATCGACCTTGGCCGACTCACTCAGGTGAATGGATTTTTCTTGTTTGCTCATCACGGCTCTCCAGACGGTTTCCTGCGGGCGGAATGTCGGGGAAGAACCTGAAAGACGCGGACGCACTCATGGACGAGTACGGTGTCGGATGCGGGGTGTGGTGCAGTTGAGCTGCGACGATCCCGGATCTGACACAAGATCTCGCCGGGAAAGCGAGCAATCTTGTTCCCTACGCAGGCGCTAACCTGATCAGGTTCAACGGGATCCGGAACTATCCGATCTCAGCCTTCGATTCAAGGCACCCCGACAAGAACGCGTGCAGTCTAGACTCAAGCGCTCGGCAAAGCCAAGCCTGCCGGTATCGGTGTGACGAAAGGCTTCAGGGGGAATTGTTGCCGAGCGCGTCCAGCCGTACACTCAATACTTTCAATACTCAACAGTTTAGAAATTCAAGGATCGACTCCATGCTGCGCAAACTATCGCTGGCACTCGCCGTGTCCTGTGCGTCCCATGCCGCAGTTGCCGCAGTGGAGACGCTGCCAACGGTGAAAACCGACCTGGTCAGCGTCTATCAGGAAGCGGTGGGCAACAATGCTGATCTGGCCGCGGCCCGTGCCGACTACGGCGCTCGCCGCGAGATCGTGCCCCAGGCCCGTGCCGGCCTGCTGCCCAACCTTTCCGCCGGTGCCGAATCGATGAACACCCGCACCAGGCTCGACGAGCCAGCGATCACCTCAACGCGCAGCGGCAATTCGTGGAGCGCGACCTTGTCGCAGCCGCTGTTCCGCGCCGACCGCTGGTTCCAGTTGCAGGCTGCCGAGGCGGTCAACGAGCAGGCGGCGCTGGAGCTTTCGGCCACCGAGCAGAATCTGATCCTGCAAAGCGCGGAAAGCTACTTCGCGGTGCTCCGCGCCCAAGACAACCTGGCCTCGACCAAGGCCGAAGAGTCGGCGTTCAAGCGCCAGCTCGATCAGTCCAACGAACGCTTCGACGTCGGCCTTTCCGACAAGACCGACGTGCTGCAATCCCAGGCCGGCTACGACACCGCACGGGCCAACCGGATCATCGCCCAGCGCCAGGTGGACGACGCCTTCCAGGCCCTGGTAACACTGACCAACCGTGAATACGGCGCGCTGCAAGGGGTCGTGCACAGCCTGCCGGTGCAGGTGCCAAGCCCCAACGATGCCAGGGCTTGGGTCGATACTGCCGCGCGGCAGAACCTCAACCTGCTGGCGACCAACCATGCCGTCGATGCCGCCCAGGAAACCCTGCGCCAGCGCAAGGCCGGTCACGCTCCGACACTCGATGCCGTGGCGCGTTATCAGAAGGGCGACAACGACAGCCTCGGCTTCAGCAACCCGGCGCCGCAGCCCGGCGTGCGCTACGGCGGCGACGTCGAGCAGACCACCATCGGCCTGCAACTGAACATCCCGCTGTACAGCGGTGGGCTGACCAGCTCGCAGGTGCGCGAGGCCTATCAGCGCCTCAGCCAAAGCGAACAGCAGCGCGAGAGCCTGCGCCGTCAGGTGGTGGAAAACACCCGCAACCTGCACCGCGCGGTGAACACCGATGTCGAGCAGGTACAAGCGCGCAAGCAGTCGATCATCTCCAGCCAGAGCGCCCTGCAGGCCACGGAAATCGGCTACCAGGTCGGTACGCGCAACATCGTCGATGTGCTCGATGCCGAACGCCAGCTGTACAACTCGGTGCGCGACTACAACAACAGCCGCTACGACTACATCCTCGACAACCTGCGCCTCAAGCAGGCCGCCGGCACCCTCAGCCCGCAAGACCTGCAGGACCTGGGTCGCTACCTCAAAGCCGACTACAACCCGGACAAGGACTTCCTGCCGCCGGACCTGGCCGCTGCTGCCGCGAAGAACTTCGAGCGCCGCCCCTGAATGCGAACAGCCCGCCTGCCGTGAACACGACAGACGGGCTGTGGCCTTGCCAATGGCTCAGCGCATCAGCGCATCGATGCCGTCGAGCAAGCGCTTGAGCGCGCCCTGGTTGGCTTGCATCACTTGCCTGCCCGCCTCGCCCATGCGCCTGGCGTCCTGGGCCAGCTCGATCAGACGCCGCACCTCGTTGCCCAGGCTCTCGGCGTTGTCGACCTGCAGCAGGCCACCGGCTTCGCGCAGCAGGCTGCTGATTTCCAGGAAGTTGAACACGTGCGGGCCCATCAGCACCGGCAAGGCCAGGGCGGCAGGCTCCAGCGGATTGTGCCCGCCACGGGGCACCAGGCTGCCGCCGACGAAGGCGATGTCGGCCAAGGCGTAGAGGAACAGCAACTCGCCCATGGTGTCGCCAACCAGCACCTGAGTTTTGGCCTCGACCGCCTCACCCGTGGAGCGGCGCACGCTGTTGAACTGCTCGCGGCACTGCTCGTACACGGTGGTGAATCGCTCGGGGTGGCGCGGCACCAGAATCAGCAAAGCATCGCTGTGCACAGCCAGCAGTTGACGGTGCGCCGCCAGCACTTGGGCATCTTCGCCCTCATGGGTGCTCGCTGCGATCCACACCGGGCGATTGTGCGCTGCCCACTGCTCGCGCAGGGCCTGGGCGCGGGGTTGCAGTTGCGGGTCGAGCTTGAGGTCGAACTTGATCGAACCGGTGACCTGCACCGCCTCGGCACGCGCGCCG
It includes:
- a CDS encoding retropepsin-like aspartic protease family protein, translated to MSQPAGKRAGKVLMIIAWAAALFLATRFFGEWEARQDNPNSEVHSEHGAGFIEVRLLGNSHGHFVADGLINGQAAHFMLDTGATDVAIPESLARQWGLERGAQVMLSTANGRTEGYRTRLDELQLGDIRLRNVRAVVVPGLDDEQVLLGMSALRQLEFTQRGGTLLLRQNLK
- a CDS encoding esterase-like activity of phytase family protein produces the protein MKRQVLAALLGLLSASAMASDWPELHMLSEHPIDGMRGGNLSGLAYCRGALWGVSDRDDDRIYRFDQQASVWRAEAVQFTPPPVPESGLPFGLKVRNWAVSWLRGGELDYEGVTCDEAGNLYLVSEAHAAVLQLPPEGEPHWLKIDQAMVRQARASGMLLHFNALFEGVAINPAGDRLWLAAERERRGLVLVQRQQSVWNCGHSCVLLSEAGVEMQPAQMRRPRERTRDFSDLAYYQGKLFTLERNAYRICRRDSATGVVERCWSFAADALTEPRRYDQPFGLAEALVIDKSGAWIGLDNNDADRADGERRPIVWRFAAPAGGWSARP
- the parE gene encoding DNA topoisomerase IV subunit B — its product is MANPSASAYNADAIEVLSGLDPVRKRPGMYTDTSRPNHLAQEVIDNSVDEALAGHARSIQVVLHADHSLEVSDDGRGMPVDIHPEEGVSGVELILTKLHAGGKFSNKNYQFSGGLHGVGISVVNALSNQVRVRVKRDGNEYQMTFTDGFKATELEVVGSVGKRNTGTSVYFSPDPKYFDSAKFSISRLKHVLKAKAVLCPGLSISFEDKGTGEKVEWHYEDGLRSYLVDSVSEFPRLPDEPFCGSLAGNKEAVDWALLWLPEGGDSIQESYVNLIPTAQGGTHVNGLRQGLLDAMREFCEFRNLLPRGVKLAPEDVWERIAFVLSMKMQDAQFSGQTKERLSSREAAAFVSGVVKDAFSLWLNAHPELGLQLAELAISNAGRRLKASKKVERKRITQGPALPGKLADCAGQDPMRAELFLVEGDSAGGSAKQARDKEFQAILPLRGKILNTWEVDGGEVLASQEVHNIAVAIGVDPGASDLAQLRYGKICILADADSDGLHIATLLCALFVQHFRALVQAGHVYVAMPPLYRIDLGKEIYYALDDAERDGILDRLVAEKKRGKPQVTRFKGLGEMNPPQLRETTMDPNTRRLVQLTLDDVETTCELMDKLLAKKRAGDRKSWLETKGNLAEVMV
- a CDS encoding YqiA/YcfP family alpha/beta fold hydrolase; the protein is MSGSILYIHGLNSSPLSLKASQLTKVMQQLGLSEQLRVPALHHHPRQAIAQLQATIAELDSPLLVGSSLGGYYATWLAEQHGLKALLINPAVAPHRLFDGYLGTQRNYYSEETWELTHDHIAALAELEVPSPQDRNRFQVWLQTGDETLDYRHAERYYQHCDLRIEQGGDHGFQHFAAHIPALLGYAGVDPERVAAVDLATL
- the cpdA gene encoding 3',5'-cyclic-AMP phosphodiesterase produces the protein MSTPAPFRSASPVHVVQLTDPHLFADPAGGLLGVNTRDTLRHVVQQVRREQAQIDLLLCTGDLSQDGSAASYAAFAELTDGLAPLSRWLPGNHDVPQVMAAVGQDTLIQAVTDIGAWRVLMLNSAVVGATHGLLAEDQLTLLDQALGDAGERHCLVCLHHQPVDIGCAWIAPIGLRNAEQLFAVLARHAQVRALLWGHIHQPWDEQRNGLRLLATPSTCIQFAAGSQDFQVSEESPGYRWLRLHDDGSIDTAVERAEDFVVTLDFDSPGY
- a CDS encoding DUF1249 domain-containing protein, with amino-acid sequence MVVSPARERYRVDLVGLQAACEANYARLMRLLPEMRSSQSERRIGMTQGDQALGVLALEVLQACPYTTTLRVRQEHSLLWLPVPQMEVQVYHDARMAEVVSAEHARRLRSIYPYPNEAMHQPDEKAQLNLFLGEWLSHCLAWGHELAAVR
- a CDS encoding NUDIX domain-containing protein; protein product: MANPSHSEPRLVETVKREHCFKGFYRLDRVHLRHELFDGGMSREISRELFVRHDAVCVLPYDPQRDEVVLIEQFRVGAMDKASNPWLIELVAGLIDKDEQPEQVAHREAEEEAGLSFSALWPMTRYFPSPGGSDEFVHLFLGRCSSEGAGGVHGLEEESEDIRVQVWSFEDALQAVRDGRICNAASIIALQWLALNRAEVRGMWS
- a CDS encoding RsiV family protein; the encoded protein is MTLVKLTSVAVLALALGACQSVFAPNYRTPLEVKRDAWEHIKPGCTESDCPLVNIDTVSFPALPKLDGIVERRLLQLTEDNERSTPPSSLKAYEQQYLATAQKRNSSYLQAKVREQHDGLVIVELSSYLDTGGAHGMPGRDLINYSRQQDKVLTLQDMLLPGQEDTFWKTVAESHRAWLMSVEMDKDAEFIKTWPFRKSPHIALTYGAMIVKYEVYAIAPYSMGHVELKIPYPRLNGILKPELFPGRG
- the thiC gene encoding phosphomethylpyrimidine synthase ThiC, whose protein sequence is MSKQEKSIHLSESAKVDQQSVQPFTRSRKIYVEGSRPDIRVPMREISLDDTPTDFGGEANAPVLVYDTSGPYTDPNVIIDVRRGLGDVRSAWIDARGDTERLAGLSSNFGQERLNDPELTRLRFSHVRNPRRAKAGANVSQMHYARQGIITAEMEYVAIRENLKLQEARAAGLLDQQHAGHSFGASIPKEITAEFVREEVARGRAIIPANINHTELEPMIIGRNFLVKINGNIGNSALGSSIEEEVAKLTWGIRWGSDTVMDLSTGKHIHETREWIIRNSPVPIGTVPIYQALEKVGGVAEDLTWELFRDTLIEQAEQGVDYFTIHAGVLLRYVPLTAKRVTGIVSRGGSIMAKWCLAHHQENFLYTHFEEICEIMKAYDVSFSLGDGLRPGSIADANDAAQFGELETLGELTKIAWKHDVQCMIEGPGHVPMQLIKENMDKQLECCDEAPFYTLGPLTTDIAPGYDHITSGIGAAMIGWFGCAMLCYVTPKEHLGLPNKDDVKTGIITYKIAAHAADLAKGHPGAQIRDNALSKARFEFRWEDQFNLGLDPDTARAFHDETLPKESAKVAHFCSMCGPKFCSMKITQEVREYAANLRIDAVEVSVEEGMREQAERFRQEGSQLYHKV
- a CDS encoding TolC family outer membrane protein produces the protein MLRKLSLALAVSCASHAAVAAVETLPTVKTDLVSVYQEAVGNNADLAAARADYGARREIVPQARAGLLPNLSAGAESMNTRTRLDEPAITSTRSGNSWSATLSQPLFRADRWFQLQAAEAVNEQAALELSATEQNLILQSAESYFAVLRAQDNLASTKAEESAFKRQLDQSNERFDVGLSDKTDVLQSQAGYDTARANRIIAQRQVDDAFQALVTLTNREYGALQGVVHSLPVQVPSPNDARAWVDTAARQNLNLLATNHAVDAAQETLRQRKAGHAPTLDAVARYQKGDNDSLGFSNPAPQPGVRYGGDVEQTTIGLQLNIPLYSGGLTSSQVREAYQRLSQSEQQRESLRRQVVENTRNLHRAVNTDVEQVQARKQSIISSQSALQATEIGYQVGTRNIVDVLDAERQLYNSVRDYNNSRYDYILDNLRLKQAAGTLSPQDLQDLGRYLKADYNPDKDFLPPDLAAAAAKNFERRP